The Flavobacteriales bacterium genomic interval AATGCGGATGAACACAATAATATTTTTCAGCCGGTGGTTCGCAATCTTGCCACGTATGAATTCTGGATTTTCAATCGCTGGGGAGAGGTGATTTTTCATTCTACCAATCCCAATGAAGGCTGGAATGGCACATTTAAAAATGTGATGTGTTTGAATGATGTTTATGTGTGGAAGATTGAATATTCCGATTACATAGAGCCCGATATTTATAAAGTGAAAATGGGACATGTCACCCTGGTGAAATAAACTTTGCTTATTTTTGA includes:
- a CDS encoding gliding motility-associated C-terminal domain-containing protein → NADEHNNIFQPVVRNLATYEFWIFNRWGEVIFHSTNPNEGWNGTFKNVMCLNDVYVWKIEYSDYIEPDIYKVKMGHVTLVK